The following are from one region of the Alicyclobacillus fastidiosus genome:
- a CDS encoding stage V sporulation protein AE translates to MRPTRRRLAPDETRRVIIVTDGDHVAFRALRVAARRTGCRLIGKSAGNPTPLSAIELVYCIRQTPYDPVIVMLDDNGDGNEARGEQALCVLLNHPDVHVIATLAVASNTTRVDGVAVDFSIDHNGQRVETAVDKDGLPCRSYVIHGDTVDILRRVDAPLVIGIGDIGKMNGRDAPERGAPVTTSAIEWILLHSNNHKVRSAHNEHRTAAYRGGRNGRR, encoded by the coding sequence ATGCGGCCAACCAGGCGAAGGCTCGCACCAGACGAGACCAGGCGTGTCATCATCGTCACGGACGGGGATCATGTGGCGTTTCGCGCCCTGCGCGTCGCCGCGCGGCGCACCGGATGTCGCCTCATCGGGAAGAGTGCGGGGAATCCGACGCCATTGTCCGCGATTGAACTCGTGTACTGCATTCGTCAAACGCCCTACGATCCCGTGATCGTGATGTTGGACGACAACGGCGATGGCAATGAGGCGCGCGGTGAGCAGGCCCTGTGCGTACTGTTGAACCATCCTGACGTTCACGTCATCGCTACGCTTGCAGTGGCATCGAACACGACTCGCGTGGACGGCGTGGCGGTTGACTTCAGCATCGACCATAACGGCCAGAGGGTGGAAACGGCGGTGGATAAAGACGGTTTACCTTGTCGCAGCTATGTCATACACGGTGACACGGTGGACATTTTGCGCCGGGTCGACGCACCACTGGTCATCGGCATCGGCGACATCGGCAAGATGAATGGCAGGGACGCCCCTGAACGGGGTGCGCCCGTGACCACGTCCGCCATCGAATGGATTCTGTTGCATTCGAACAACCATAAAGTCCGGTCAGCCCACAACGAACACCGCACGGCCGCATACCGTGGAGGGAGAAACGGGCGGAGGTGA
- the ytfJ gene encoding GerW family sporulation protein: protein MDHPIQGLMQTAMSNIREMVDVNTIIGDPVETPDGTVILPVSKVGFGFAAGGSEFAPSTSHGSGGSSDGENPFGGGSGGGVSITPIGFLIVHGNNVRLLSTDNQNQLYDRLIDMAPSVMERIQSFMQPSRKPGGAQAQPSTPPVV from the coding sequence TTGGATCATCCAATACAAGGCCTTATGCAAACGGCGATGTCGAACATACGTGAAATGGTTGATGTGAATACCATTATTGGCGATCCCGTCGAAACCCCAGATGGAACCGTCATCCTCCCGGTGTCCAAAGTTGGATTCGGATTTGCGGCGGGCGGCAGTGAATTTGCCCCCAGCACCAGTCATGGCAGTGGTGGCTCAAGTGATGGCGAGAATCCGTTTGGCGGCGGTTCTGGCGGCGGTGTTTCCATAACGCCAATTGGCTTCCTCATCGTTCACGGCAATAACGTGCGCCTGTTGTCGACTGACAACCAGAACCAATTGTACGATCGGCTCATCGATATGGCACCTTCAGTGATGGAGCGCATCCAATCCTTTATGCAACCGAGCCGGAAACCAGGCGGAGCTCAGGCTCAGCCGTCGACACCACCTGTGGTGTAA
- a CDS encoding segregation/condensation protein A translates to MSYEVRLAQFEGPLDLLLHLIRKNEVDIYDIPIAEITDQYLSYLRAMEEWSLEIASEFVVMAATLLAIKSRMLLPRTRAAAEEQEEDPRAPLVEQLIEYQRCKWAAGQLSDLATAQAQVFSRAPMDLSAYKSREAPELTGVSLWNLVDAFRKLYMRMPKLERVAEIRGHVERVEDLMDEIVERLQRYRRIEFSQLMDFVHNRHTLVTAFLAILELIKDRALRFVQEEAFGPLELIWIGETDNDATSVSG, encoded by the coding sequence GTGTCGTACGAGGTAAGACTGGCACAATTTGAGGGGCCCCTCGACTTATTGCTGCACCTCATTCGCAAAAACGAAGTGGACATCTACGACATCCCGATTGCGGAGATCACGGATCAGTACTTGTCGTACCTGCGGGCCATGGAGGAGTGGTCGCTTGAAATCGCCAGCGAGTTTGTCGTCATGGCGGCCACCTTGCTCGCGATTAAGTCGCGAATGTTGCTTCCGCGCACTCGGGCGGCTGCAGAGGAACAGGAGGAGGATCCACGCGCTCCGTTGGTTGAACAGCTCATAGAGTATCAGCGCTGCAAGTGGGCAGCTGGTCAACTCTCCGACCTAGCGACGGCGCAGGCGCAGGTGTTTTCTCGTGCGCCTATGGATTTATCTGCTTACAAGAGCCGTGAAGCTCCGGAGCTCACGGGCGTAAGTCTGTGGAACTTGGTCGACGCCTTTCGGAAACTGTATATGCGTATGCCAAAGTTGGAGCGGGTGGCGGAGATTCGCGGTCACGTCGAGCGCGTCGAAGACCTGATGGACGAAATCGTCGAGCGGTTGCAGCGATATCGCAGGATCGAATTCTCGCAACTGATGGATTTTGTTCACAATCGGCACACGCTCGTGACGGCCTTTTTGGCCATTCTCGAATTGATCAAAGACCGGGCACTTCGCTTTGTGCAAGAAGAAGCCTTTGGGCCCCTGGAATTGATTTGGATAGGGGAGACGGACAACGATGCAACTTCTGTCAGCGGTTGA
- a CDS encoding helix-turn-helix transcriptional regulator, with translation MDTLGKKIRTLRRKHKLTQQALADGIVTASMISQIESDRATPSAALLQHIARRLHVDSSFFESDLLDKSDELQNYRTARNLIDRELYAEAISLLQTLSWPLSPQFKAEVVYNEMANCYIKLGKLDDACRMYESVIQAGYEKNDIATTVHGYHNVGIVLRRLKRDRVARMYWQRAADLLEQNPDIQMPVAVRIYSNLGRIYLDERNWQSARETYQEALSLMNRFGGNFDTAKVYQGLSCALMQLQEFDLALAYIDTAIAINVTAQNIKGAAKCRINRSVILRTAQRYHEALEYVQSLRSSVSDKDDLLMLAIHHELALIYWYVDDYEGVLAESDMALRRSSIAPEVEAELRLLRARIHVMNGSVEFALREIERGRRLLAAGPPTSLWLAFQDVRRQCWLKSGREHDAIAECMAEAEQLVSTDRKPTNQNISA, from the coding sequence ATGGACACGCTCGGCAAAAAGATTCGGACTCTTCGAAGAAAGCACAAATTAACGCAGCAAGCCCTCGCGGATGGAATCGTCACGGCTAGCATGATCAGTCAGATCGAATCTGATCGAGCAACACCTTCCGCAGCGTTACTGCAACACATCGCACGTCGGCTGCACGTTGATTCGTCCTTTTTCGAGTCTGATTTATTGGATAAATCTGATGAGTTGCAGAACTATCGCACTGCGCGCAACCTGATCGACCGAGAGTTATATGCAGAGGCGATTTCGCTCCTGCAAACCCTATCTTGGCCATTATCCCCGCAATTCAAAGCAGAGGTTGTCTACAATGAGATGGCGAACTGCTACATCAAGCTGGGAAAGCTTGATGACGCCTGCAGGATGTACGAATCAGTGATCCAAGCCGGTTACGAAAAAAACGACATCGCGACCACTGTACACGGTTACCATAACGTTGGCATCGTGCTTCGTCGATTGAAACGGGATCGCGTGGCAAGAATGTATTGGCAACGGGCCGCGGACTTGCTCGAGCAGAACCCGGACATTCAAATGCCCGTCGCCGTGCGCATCTATTCGAACTTAGGCCGTATTTATCTGGACGAGCGCAACTGGCAAAGCGCACGCGAAACGTACCAAGAGGCCCTATCGCTCATGAATCGATTCGGCGGAAATTTCGACACGGCAAAAGTCTATCAGGGGCTCTCGTGTGCTTTGATGCAGTTGCAGGAGTTCGATTTAGCCTTGGCCTACATCGACACTGCGATCGCCATCAACGTGACCGCCCAGAATATCAAGGGTGCGGCCAAATGCCGGATCAACCGAAGCGTCATTCTCAGGACGGCGCAGCGCTATCATGAAGCGCTCGAATACGTTCAATCGCTCCGGTCTTCCGTGTCCGACAAGGACGATTTACTGATGTTGGCCATCCACCACGAATTGGCCCTCATTTATTGGTATGTAGACGATTATGAGGGCGTCCTGGCCGAATCGGATATGGCCTTGCGCCGATCTAGTATCGCTCCAGAAGTCGAGGCAGAACTTCGTCTGTTGCGGGCGAGGATTCATGTGATGAACGGTTCCGTGGAGTTTGCATTGCGGGAGATCGAACGAGGTCGTAGGCTTCTCGCGGCAGGACCGCCGACTTCTCTGTGGCTTGCGTTTCAGGATGTGCGCAGACAGTGTTGGCTCAAGTCCGGTCGTGAACACGACGCCATCGCAGAGTGCATGGCAGAGGCTGAACAACTCGTCAGCACCGACCGTAAGCCGACAAATCAAAATATTTCCGCGTAA
- a CDS encoding spermidine synthase → MMRFGGRGGWQGALDEARPGRPVFPYQRAFAGLVQSLHTVDSFLSIGVGTGTALNSVLAGHPNAQLYGVEIDQTVLEVAIRYFHAPDHRRADYYVGDGFAFIRADMPISYDLIFVDAYMRNDIYQPALDPNVLDALRQRLRPQGVVAYNIIGPNLATGARGTFVRAAKSRFASVLDLPVGVPFSDQNRLVMLTDHRLLLKDLCRSLGQASVLKWHERLLWPSRLRSL, encoded by the coding sequence ATGATGCGGTTTGGCGGTCGGGGCGGCTGGCAGGGAGCGCTGGACGAGGCCCGGCCAGGCCGACCGGTCTTTCCATACCAACGGGCGTTCGCCGGATTGGTGCAGTCGCTGCACACCGTCGATTCCTTTTTGTCGATTGGTGTTGGCACCGGGACGGCGCTCAATTCCGTGCTAGCCGGGCACCCGAACGCACAGTTGTACGGCGTTGAAATCGACCAGACGGTGCTTGAGGTCGCCATTCGCTACTTTCACGCGCCAGACCATCGCAGGGCGGATTACTACGTGGGCGATGGTTTTGCTTTTATCCGGGCTGACATGCCGATTTCATACGACTTGATTTTCGTGGATGCATACATGCGCAACGACATCTATCAACCAGCACTCGATCCCAACGTGTTGGACGCCCTGCGACAGCGATTGCGGCCACAGGGCGTCGTCGCCTATAACATCATCGGCCCAAACCTGGCCACAGGGGCCCGCGGTACCTTCGTGCGCGCTGCGAAATCTCGCTTTGCGTCAGTGCTCGATCTGCCCGTGGGCGTTCCCTTTAGCGACCAGAACAGGTTGGTGATGCTCACGGACCACCGTTTGCTGTTGAAGGATTTGTGCCGTTCGTTGGGACAGGCCTCGGTGCTCAAATGGCACGAGCGGCTACTCTGGCCGAGTCGACTGCGCAGCCTGTAA
- the scpB gene encoding SMC-Scp complex subunit ScpB gives MQLLSAVEAILFAAGSDGLQTSDIAHILDCSEADARNLCHQLRAAFDERGSGITLQEVADTWQLTTRPELAPFLKRMAQAPMQSSLSAAALEVLAIVSYKQPITRAEIDEIRGVQSDRALATLVHRQLVREVGRQDAPGRPILFGTTEQFLRHFGLKALTELPPLPPAPEEQDVSLFALPSEIARD, from the coding sequence ATGCAACTTCTGTCAGCGGTTGAGGCGATTCTGTTTGCAGCTGGCAGCGACGGCTTGCAGACGTCGGATATCGCTCATATATTAGATTGCTCTGAGGCTGACGCGCGCAACTTGTGCCACCAACTGCGCGCGGCATTCGACGAGCGCGGATCGGGTATCACCTTGCAAGAGGTAGCGGATACGTGGCAGTTGACGACCCGGCCCGAACTGGCACCCTTTCTCAAGCGGATGGCGCAGGCTCCGATGCAATCGAGCTTGTCGGCGGCCGCACTCGAGGTGCTTGCCATCGTCTCCTACAAGCAGCCGATCACGCGCGCTGAGATCGACGAAATTCGCGGGGTGCAGTCGGATCGGGCTTTGGCCACGCTCGTGCACCGCCAACTGGTTCGCGAAGTCGGGCGGCAGGACGCGCCTGGTCGACCCATCCTATTTGGCACAACAGAGCAGTTTTTGCGCCACTTCGGTTTAAAGGCCTTAACGGAACTTCCTCCATTGCCGCCTGCGCCAGAAGAGCAGGATGTTTCCCTCTTTGCATTGCCCTCCGAAATCGCACGCGATTGA
- a CDS encoding nucleoside recognition domain-containing protein, translating into MIDFIWLVLFLVGIVTAMFTGNMSKVADAIIHGSERGVTLSIGLISVIALWLGLMNIAERAGAIAWLSKLLRPVARFLFPSVPADHPAMGAILANMSANLLGIGNAATPLGLKAMHELQTLNPDKDTASDAMCTLLAINTASITLIPTTVIAIRMQYHSQHPTAVVSTTLVASAIGTAFAIVLDRVFRRFSRRRRAA; encoded by the coding sequence GTGATCGACTTTATTTGGCTTGTGCTTTTTTTGGTGGGTATCGTGACAGCTATGTTCACCGGGAATATGAGCAAGGTGGCGGATGCCATCATCCATGGTTCGGAACGAGGTGTCACGCTGTCGATTGGGCTCATTAGCGTGATCGCGCTGTGGCTGGGCCTGATGAACATCGCGGAACGGGCGGGCGCCATCGCGTGGTTGTCGAAATTGCTGCGTCCTGTCGCGCGGTTTTTGTTTCCGTCGGTCCCTGCGGACCACCCGGCGATGGGTGCGATACTTGCGAATATGAGTGCGAACTTGCTTGGCATTGGCAATGCGGCGACGCCACTTGGCTTGAAGGCGATGCATGAATTACAAACCTTAAATCCCGATAAGGACACCGCCAGTGATGCGATGTGCACCTTACTCGCTATCAACACGGCGAGCATCACGCTGATTCCGACTACTGTCATCGCCATCCGCATGCAATATCACTCGCAGCATCCGACTGCCGTGGTTAGTACAACCTTGGTCGCATCGGCGATAGGTACGGCTTTTGCCATCGTCCTCGACCGCGTGTTCCGCAGATTTTCTCGGCGACGGAGGGCAGCGTGA
- the sigF gene encoding RNA polymerase sporulation sigma factor SigF, protein MDYAKETSAKNKKLTDEEVRSLIGASHEGDQDARDRLVIHNQRLVWAVVQRFLGRGYDADDLFQIGCIGLMKAVDKFDLSYDVKFSTYAVPMIIGEIQRFLRDDSTVKVSRSLKETAKQIRHVRDNLAKQLGRQPHITEVAEAMGMEPSEIVFAQEALRAPTSIHETVYENDGDPIYLMDQIADEDTQGRFDKIELHEIIGRLPERERYIVYMRFFKDKTQSDVARVLGISQVQVSRLEKKILQQIKEQLE, encoded by the coding sequence ATGGACTACGCTAAAGAGACTTCCGCGAAGAACAAGAAGCTGACCGACGAAGAAGTGCGCTCTCTCATCGGTGCGAGTCACGAGGGAGACCAGGACGCCCGCGATCGCTTGGTGATTCACAACCAGCGCCTTGTCTGGGCCGTCGTACAACGCTTTTTAGGGCGTGGATACGATGCGGACGACCTCTTTCAAATTGGCTGCATTGGCTTGATGAAGGCGGTTGACAAATTCGACCTGTCGTACGACGTAAAGTTTTCGACGTACGCGGTACCGATGATTATCGGCGAGATTCAGCGTTTTTTGCGGGATGACAGCACGGTGAAAGTCAGTCGGAGTTTAAAAGAGACGGCGAAGCAAATCCGTCACGTTCGAGACAATCTCGCCAAACAGCTCGGGCGTCAGCCGCACATCACAGAAGTTGCCGAAGCGATGGGCATGGAGCCGTCGGAGATCGTATTTGCACAGGAGGCGCTCCGTGCCCCGACGTCGATCCATGAAACCGTCTATGAAAACGATGGAGATCCGATCTATTTGATGGACCAAATCGCCGACGAGGACACCCAGGGGCGATTTGACAAAATTGAATTACACGAAATCATCGGACGACTTCCCGAGCGTGAGCGATATATCGTGTACATGCGCTTTTTTAAGGATAAAACGCAAAGTGATGTAGCGCGCGTATTGGGTATATCCCAGGTTCAAGTCTCTCGTTTGGAGAAGAAAATCCTGCAACAGATCAAGGAACAGTTGGAGTGA
- a CDS encoding site-2 protease family protein, which yields MIFSRLSSPSYILIIFIVLFSLVIHEFAHAAVADLQGDKTARINGRLTLNPLAHLELLGIIMILFAPIGWARPVPINMNNFKRPRLSMILAVAAGPCANLVLAVLAYFVLSVVHPSYTGLLSTILFDVAQVNVALFAFNIIPLPPLDGSQILRHMLPLKQAIAFSRMDAYGPFILMFLFIVPYFDTWVFEPFVNLLSGVIASWFF from the coding sequence TTGATTTTTTCGAGACTCTCGTCACCGTCTTATATTCTCATTATCTTTATCGTCCTCTTCAGCCTCGTCATCCACGAGTTCGCACATGCGGCTGTTGCGGACCTACAAGGGGACAAGACCGCGCGCATCAATGGACGGCTTACGCTCAACCCGCTGGCACACCTTGAACTGCTAGGTATCATCATGATTCTGTTCGCACCGATTGGCTGGGCGCGCCCGGTTCCAATTAACATGAACAACTTCAAACGGCCGCGGTTGTCGATGATCTTAGCGGTGGCAGCAGGTCCGTGCGCAAACCTCGTCCTCGCTGTATTGGCCTATTTTGTGTTATCTGTCGTACACCCAAGTTATACCGGGCTCCTGTCGACGATTTTGTTCGACGTGGCACAAGTGAACGTCGCACTGTTTGCATTTAACATCATTCCGTTGCCGCCACTCGACGGCTCGCAAATCTTAAGGCACATGCTGCCTTTAAAACAGGCGATTGCATTTAGTCGCATGGACGCGTATGGGCCGTTCATTTTGATGTTCCTGTTTATCGTTCCGTACTTTGACACGTGGGTGTTTGAGCCATTTGTCAATTTGTTGAGCGGCGTCATCGCGTCGTGGTTCTTTTAA
- a CDS encoding DUF2953 domain-containing protein produces MIWLLIILAVLICLAILLLLPVEIRVHYEHVQEDDQGMIELRYLGGLVRIKRELTKVQVGVTDNGPAVGVKTESKADASHGIFSAADLTQVFRELGPLLDFMRISSRIIRRSARHVHVRFIQLEANVGFPDAVVTGTSVGVLYMLLESIFGYLGQFCRLQQVPSIAIHPVFNQFVLQVRTQSIMSIRLGYAISAGIRLLLAWKRRT; encoded by the coding sequence ATGATTTGGCTCCTCATAATCCTGGCAGTTCTCATATGTCTCGCGATACTGCTCTTACTCCCCGTGGAAATCCGCGTCCATTATGAGCACGTTCAAGAGGATGATCAGGGGATGATCGAGCTGCGTTATCTTGGTGGACTGGTTCGCATCAAGCGCGAACTGACCAAGGTACAGGTCGGCGTCACCGACAATGGGCCGGCGGTGGGCGTTAAAACTGAGTCGAAAGCGGATGCGTCGCATGGCATTTTTTCAGCGGCGGATTTGACGCAGGTGTTTCGCGAGTTGGGCCCTCTGCTCGATTTCATGCGAATCTCGTCGCGGATCATCCGCCGCTCGGCTCGCCATGTCCACGTGCGGTTCATCCAGTTGGAGGCCAATGTGGGGTTTCCCGACGCGGTCGTCACTGGCACGTCTGTGGGCGTTCTCTATATGCTCTTGGAGTCGATCTTCGGCTATTTGGGGCAGTTTTGTCGACTCCAGCAGGTTCCGTCCATCGCGATCCATCCAGTCTTTAATCAGTTTGTACTTCAGGTGAGAACGCAAAGCATAATGAGCATTCGCTTGGGTTACGCTATCAGCGCAGGCATCAGGCTTCTGTTAGCCTGGAAAAGGAGGACGTAA
- the spoIIAB gene encoding anti-sigma F factor, protein MERIVSEVQVDNYLRLQFASRSENESLARVAVASFVAQLDPTMEELTELKTAVSEAVTNAIIHGYEDREGEVRIECSLANHSVRIVIEDEGVGIPDLEEARQPMYTSRPELERSGMGMTIMESFVDQLEVESTVGRGTRVTMIKTFGTDRVQM, encoded by the coding sequence GTGGAGCGTATTGTGAGTGAAGTACAGGTTGACAATTACTTGCGGCTTCAATTTGCCAGCCGTTCCGAAAACGAATCGTTGGCTCGCGTTGCGGTGGCCTCCTTCGTAGCGCAGTTGGACCCGACCATGGAAGAGCTCACCGAGTTGAAGACAGCGGTGTCCGAAGCAGTCACGAACGCCATCATTCACGGGTACGAAGACCGCGAGGGAGAAGTTCGAATCGAATGTTCGCTCGCGAACCACTCGGTGAGGATCGTGATCGAGGACGAGGGTGTCGGCATTCCGGATTTGGAAGAGGCGCGGCAGCCGATGTACACGTCGCGGCCGGAACTGGAGCGGTCAGGGATGGGTATGACCATCATGGAAAGCTTTGTCGATCAGCTAGAGGTGGAATCGACTGTAGGGCGCGGGACACGCGTGACGATGATCAAGACGTTTGGTACAGACCGCGTCCAAATGTAA
- a CDS encoding stage V sporulation protein AD → MPKIGRQTWDFSKGQAVYVAGVGTVAGQLESAGPLGRDFDVHLENDRVDGDTWEHSEQSMFGTAANIALENARVTSQELDMLIGADLNAQLTSFYLGLRAHSVPALGVYSACASICEALAIGSLIIHTQHGERVLAGTSSHTSTAERQFRYPTEYGAQKPPTAQRTVTGSGVAVLTGEQSRIQITHATIGKVMDYGVTSPWEMGAAMAPAAADTIRAHLIDTGRSLRDYDCVATGDLGHIGHTLLKELLAKEGLTDVGHLTDCGVLIYDSSQPEVFSGGSGGACCSLVTFGHLLKRLLNGTYKRILVSATGALLSAVSAQQHDSIPGVSHAIAFERKDGN, encoded by the coding sequence ATGCCGAAAATCGGTCGACAAACGTGGGATTTTAGCAAGGGGCAGGCTGTATACGTGGCGGGTGTCGGCACAGTGGCCGGACAGCTCGAAAGCGCCGGGCCATTGGGTCGGGACTTCGACGTTCATCTCGAGAACGACCGGGTCGACGGCGACACGTGGGAGCACTCTGAACAATCGATGTTCGGGACAGCCGCCAACATTGCCCTCGAAAACGCGCGCGTCACATCACAAGAGCTGGATATGCTCATCGGCGCAGATCTCAATGCACAGCTCACGTCGTTTTACCTAGGGTTGCGCGCGCACAGCGTTCCGGCGTTAGGGGTCTACAGCGCGTGTGCATCCATTTGCGAGGCCTTGGCCATCGGCAGCCTAATTATTCATACGCAACATGGCGAGCGCGTACTGGCGGGGACGTCGAGCCACACGAGCACCGCCGAACGGCAGTTTCGCTATCCGACCGAGTATGGCGCGCAAAAGCCGCCGACCGCACAGCGTACGGTCACCGGATCCGGGGTTGCAGTGCTCACGGGCGAGCAGAGTCGAATTCAAATCACCCACGCGACGATCGGTAAAGTGATGGACTATGGGGTCACGAGTCCCTGGGAGATGGGCGCTGCAATGGCTCCAGCGGCCGCCGACACCATCCGTGCACATCTGATCGACACAGGGCGCAGCCTGCGCGACTACGATTGCGTCGCCACGGGTGACCTTGGCCACATCGGTCACACGCTTTTAAAAGAGCTTCTCGCGAAGGAAGGTCTGACGGACGTCGGACACCTGACCGACTGTGGCGTCCTCATTTACGACTCGTCACAACCGGAGGTGTTTTCCGGAGGCAGTGGAGGCGCGTGTTGTTCGCTGGTGACCTTTGGGCACCTGTTGAAACGCCTTTTGAACGGCACTTACAAGCGCATCTTGGTGAGCGCTACAGGGGCGTTGCTGTCGGCCGTGAGCGCCCAGCAACACGATTCTATCCCAGGCGTGTCGCACGCGATTGCCTTTGAACGAAAGGACGGGAATTAA
- the spoVAE gene encoding stage V sporulation protein AE, whose protein sequence is MPTWSTFIWAFLVGGGICAIGQLMLDFSKLTPGHVMAMLVVAGAVLDGVGLYDPLVKFAGAGATVPITSFGNSLVHGAMQEAHLHGLVGIITGIFEVTSAGISAAIVFGFLAAAIAKPKG, encoded by the coding sequence ATGCCGACTTGGAGTACATTCATCTGGGCCTTTCTCGTCGGTGGAGGAATTTGCGCGATTGGACAACTTATGCTCGATTTTTCGAAACTGACACCTGGACACGTGATGGCGATGTTGGTCGTGGCTGGTGCCGTCTTAGATGGGGTAGGTCTGTACGATCCACTCGTCAAATTTGCCGGGGCCGGAGCTACGGTCCCTATTACCAGCTTTGGCAACTCGTTGGTTCACGGAGCGATGCAAGAGGCGCACCTTCACGGTTTGGTCGGCATTATCACCGGCATCTTTGAAGTGACCAGCGCTGGCATCTCCGCGGCCATCGTGTTCGGCTTTTTGGCCGCCGCCATCGCCAAGCCGAAGGGATGA
- the spoIIAA gene encoding anti-sigma F factor antagonist, with amino-acid sequence MSVNSRYENGVLVISLQGELDHHAVEKMRDDIEEQLAQSDYQGLVMSFRNIDFMDSSGLGLILGRFRSVSQHGGHMALCEVGPSLKKLFEMSGLLKVLPLYEAEEVAVQAVKGA; translated from the coding sequence GTGTCAGTCAATTCACGTTATGAGAATGGCGTGCTCGTCATCAGCCTGCAAGGGGAGCTTGACCATCACGCGGTGGAAAAAATGCGTGATGACATTGAGGAACAACTCGCACAATCCGACTACCAGGGATTAGTGATGTCCTTCCGAAATATTGACTTCATGGACAGCTCCGGCCTAGGGCTGATTTTGGGGCGGTTTCGCAGCGTCTCTCAACACGGCGGTCACATGGCACTCTGTGAAGTGGGCCCGTCCTTGAAGAAACTATTCGAAATGTCCGGGCTGTTAAAAGTCCTCCCCTTATATGAAGCAGAAGAAGTCGCTGTTCAGGCAGTGAAGGGAGCGTGA
- the spoVAC gene encoding stage V sporulation protein AC, translating into MSVTKADRDRYQELVKQHRPPRTIVINTIRAFVVGGLICEIGQIVQTLFIRYGHFKPTDAGNPTVAVMIFLSAMFTALGVYDRFAQWAGAGSAVPVTGFANTITSAAMEHRSEGWISGVGGNMFKLAGPVIVYGVVSAFFVSLIRYIVTHL; encoded by the coding sequence GTGAGTGTAACCAAGGCGGATCGGGACAGATATCAAGAGTTGGTGAAACAACATCGGCCGCCGCGAACGATCGTCATCAACACGATTCGCGCCTTTGTCGTCGGCGGCCTCATTTGCGAGATCGGTCAAATCGTTCAAACCCTGTTCATTCGGTACGGCCACTTTAAGCCGACAGACGCAGGCAATCCCACGGTGGCGGTCATGATTTTCTTATCCGCGATGTTTACTGCCCTCGGCGTCTACGATCGCTTCGCGCAGTGGGCTGGCGCCGGGTCTGCCGTCCCGGTTACCGGCTTTGCCAACACCATCACGTCTGCTGCGATGGAACACCGCAGCGAGGGATGGATCAGCGGCGTCGGTGGAAACATGTTTAAACTTGCTGGCCCAGTCATCGTCTACGGGGTGGTCAGCGCCTTTTTTGTATCGCTCATTCGCTACATCGTCACACATCTCTAA